A region of Fibrobacter succinogenes subsp. succinogenes S85 DNA encodes the following proteins:
- a CDS encoding polysaccharide biosynthesis/export family protein, with product MNKIGIALCGVAGAILSGCFAAPQMRMNIPTDSTTYNGVTFKLHSIEKGDMGEPVEVIPNPSEGNLADLMVDTLPELEYRIGPLDQVQVVVWEHPELTSPMGQYQPAGQKVTTEGTLFYPYAGELKVAGLTAQELRKEITKRLSDKILNDPQVDVRVTGYNSRKAFVSGAVNRPGYVRFDEHPMTIPDVIAEVGGFNEKADPSFVQLRRGDKIYNIDYVRAFKENIPIERIIVKPGDQLFIPLKSEMERDRKVYVMGEVNRTSIVRMDNYLSLAEALTAAGGVNVMYASPSSIYVIRNTAKNKIDIYQLNAKNAMALALADRFEMNPRDIVYVDASGIATWNRLLGLITPTIQAVHTGSQAVYEIQLINNNGWR from the coding sequence ATGAATAAAATTGGTATTGCTCTTTGTGGTGTCGCCGGTGCTATCTTGAGTGGCTGCTTTGCCGCACCTCAGATGCGAATGAACATACCCACAGATTCCACAACTTATAATGGTGTAACGTTCAAGTTGCATTCCATTGAAAAGGGAGATATGGGAGAACCGGTAGAGGTCATCCCGAATCCGTCCGAAGGCAATTTGGCTGACCTGATGGTGGATACGCTCCCTGAATTGGAATATAGGATTGGACCTCTGGACCAGGTGCAGGTGGTTGTCTGGGAACACCCGGAACTCACATCCCCGATGGGCCAGTACCAGCCGGCAGGCCAGAAGGTGACGACCGAAGGCACGCTTTTCTACCCGTATGCTGGTGAACTTAAGGTTGCGGGCCTCACTGCCCAGGAACTCCGTAAGGAAATCACCAAGCGTCTTTCGGACAAGATCCTTAATGATCCGCAGGTTGATGTCCGTGTGACGGGCTATAACAGCCGCAAGGCTTTTGTCTCGGGTGCTGTGAACAGACCGGGCTATGTGCGTTTCGATGAACATCCGATGACTATTCCTGATGTGATTGCTGAAGTGGGTGGCTTTAATGAAAAGGCCGATCCGTCTTTCGTTCAGCTCCGTCGTGGTGACAAGATTTATAATATTGACTACGTTCGTGCTTTTAAGGAAAACATTCCTATTGAACGCATTATCGTGAAGCCGGGGGACCAGCTTTTTATCCCGCTCAAGTCCGAAATGGAAAGGGATAGAAAGGTCTATGTCATGGGTGAAGTCAATAGGACGAGTATTGTCCGCATGGACAATTACCTCTCTTTGGCCGAAGCTCTCACTGCAGCTGGTGGCGTCAACGTCATGTATGCTTCTCCGAGTAGTATCTATGTTATTAGAAATACGGCCAAGAACAAGATTGATATTTATCAGCTGAACGCCAAGAACGCTATGGCTCTTGCCTTGGCTGACCGTTTTGAAATGAACCCGCGCGACATCGTGTACGTCGATGCCTCTGGTATCGCTACGTGGAACCGTCTTCTTGGCTTGATTACTCCGACCATCCAGGCTGTCCATACTGGCTCTCAGGCCGTGTATGAAATTCAGTTGATTAACAACAATGGCTGGAGATAA
- a CDS encoding low molecular weight protein-tyrosine-phosphatase, which produces MKNILVVCTGNICRSPTGEYLLKKELGPDFNVMSAGLGALVDNPAHEISQKIALQHGIDMSAHRARQINLDILKWADLILVMENGHKRELLHKYPWLEGKVFRYGESHQVDIPDPYRRPENAFVLAWNFISKLTPYWVEKIRQSEASK; this is translated from the coding sequence ATGAAGAATATTCTTGTCGTTTGTACTGGGAACATTTGTCGTAGCCCTACAGGGGAGTATCTTTTAAAAAAAGAACTCGGCCCGGACTTCAATGTTATGAGTGCTGGTCTCGGTGCTTTGGTCGATAATCCCGCCCATGAAATCTCTCAGAAAATTGCTTTGCAACATGGCATTGACATGAGTGCTCATAGGGCTCGCCAAATCAATTTGGATATCCTGAAATGGGCCGACTTGATTTTGGTGATGGAAAATGGCCATAAAAGGGAGCTTCTGCACAAGTATCCGTGGCTCGAAGGTAAGGTTTTCCGTTATGGGGAATCTCACCAGGTCGATATTCCTGACCCGTATAGAAGGCCGGAAAATGCGTTTGTCCTGGCTTGGAACTTTATTTCCAAGCTGACTCCGTATTGGGTTGAAAAGATTAGGCAAAGTGAAGCCTCGAAATAA
- the rfbC gene encoding dTDP-4-dehydrorhamnose 3,5-epimerase: protein MSKFNFINTEIEGVKIIEPTVFGDARGYFMETYSKRDFAEGGIDVDFVQDNESRSRKGVLRGLHFQKQNPQGKLVRVIEGEVFDVAVDLRKNSKTFGKWVGVTLSAENKKQFYIPEGFAHGFVVLSETAAFVYKCTRFYAPNDEGGLFWNDPAIGIKWPVGEGFEPLLSEKDTKNPLLKDLDFAFDL from the coding sequence ATGTCAAAATTCAACTTTATAAATACAGAAATCGAAGGTGTTAAGATTATTGAACCGACGGTGTTTGGTGACGCTCGCGGTTACTTTATGGAAACTTACAGCAAGCGCGACTTTGCCGAAGGCGGCATTGACGTAGACTTTGTTCAAGATAACGAGTCCCGTTCGCGCAAGGGCGTTCTCCGCGGTCTCCACTTCCAGAAGCAGAATCCGCAGGGCAAGCTTGTCCGCGTGATTGAAGGCGAAGTCTTTGACGTGGCCGTGGACCTCCGCAAGAACAGCAAGACTTTTGGCAAGTGGGTGGGTGTTACGCTCTCCGCCGAAAACAAGAAACAGTTCTACATCCCAGAAGGCTTTGCACACGGTTTCGTGGTACTTTCCGAAACGGCTGCATTTGTCTACAAATGCACTCGCTTCTACGCTCCGAATGATGAAGGCGGCCTTTTCTGGAACGACCCGGCTATCGGCATCAAGTGGCCGGTGGGCGAAGGTTTTGAACCGCTCCTCTCTGAAAAGGATACCAAGAATCCTCTTCTCAAGGACCTTGATTTCGCTTTTGACCTTTAG
- a CDS encoding dTDP-glucose 4,6-dehydratase: protein MKRSIVITGGAGFIGSHVVRLFVNKYPEYNIINLDKLTYAGNLANLKDVEGKPNYKFVKMDICDFDAFYKLMQDEKVDGIIHLAAESHVDRSIKDPFTFARTNVMGTLSLLQAAKLYWESLPEKYEGKRFYHISTDEVYGALKMNHPEGITPPFTTTASSSEHHLAYGDDFFYETTKYTPHSPYSASKAGSDHFVRAFHDTYGMPTIVTNCSNNYGPYQFPEKLIPLFINNIRHKKPLPVYGKGENVRDWLFVEDHARAIDVIFHNGKIAETYNIGGFNEWKNIDIIKVVIKTVDKLLGRAEGEDLNLITYVTDRLGHDARYAIDSTKLQKELGWEPSLQFEEGIEKTVRWYLDNQEWLDNITSGDYEKYYEKMYGDRT from the coding sequence ATGAAACGATCCATCGTAATTACAGGCGGGGCAGGCTTTATCGGAAGTCATGTCGTTCGTCTATTTGTCAATAAGTACCCCGAATACAATATCATCAACCTCGACAAGCTCACGTATGCGGGTAACCTCGCAAACTTGAAGGATGTCGAAGGCAAGCCGAACTACAAGTTCGTGAAGATGGACATCTGCGACTTTGATGCTTTCTACAAGCTCATGCAAGACGAAAAAGTCGATGGAATCATCCATCTCGCTGCAGAAAGCCATGTGGACCGTTCCATCAAGGACCCGTTCACCTTTGCTCGCACGAACGTCATGGGTACTTTGAGCCTCCTCCAGGCTGCAAAGCTTTACTGGGAAAGCCTCCCGGAAAAGTACGAAGGCAAGCGTTTCTACCACATTTCGACTGACGAAGTTTACGGCGCCCTCAAGATGAACCACCCGGAAGGCATCACGCCTCCGTTCACGACTACGGCGTCCAGTTCGGAACACCACTTGGCCTACGGTGACGACTTCTTCTACGAAACGACGAAGTACACTCCGCACAGCCCGTATTCCGCTTCGAAGGCTGGCTCCGACCACTTCGTGCGCGCGTTCCACGACACTTACGGCATGCCGACGATTGTCACGAACTGCTCCAACAACTATGGCCCGTACCAGTTCCCCGAAAAGCTCATCCCGCTTTTCATCAACAACATCCGCCATAAGAAACCGCTCCCGGTTTATGGCAAAGGCGAAAACGTCCGCGACTGGCTTTTTGTCGAAGACCACGCCCGTGCGATTGACGTGATTTTCCACAACGGAAAGATTGCCGAAACCTACAACATCGGCGGCTTCAACGAATGGAAGAACATCGACATCATCAAGGTCGTCATCAAGACCGTCGATAAGCTTCTCGGCCGCGCCGAAGGCGAAGACCTGAACCTCATCACTTACGTGACGGACCGCCTGGGTCACGACGCCCGCTATGCCATCGACTCCACCAAGCTCCAGAAGGAACTCGGCTGGGAACCGTCGTTGCAGTTCGAAGAAGGCATCGAAAAGACTGTGCGCTGGTACTTGGACAACCAGGAATGGCTGGACAACATCACGAGCGGCGACTACGAAAAATATTACGAAAAAATGTACGGAGATAGAACTTAG
- the rfbA gene encoding glucose-1-phosphate thymidylyltransferase RfbA — protein MKGIVLAGGSGTRLYPLTMVTSKQLLPVYDKPMIYYPLSTLMLAGIRDILIISTPTDLPNFERLLGDGSAMGLNLSYKVQPSPDGLAQAFILGEEFIGNDCCAMVLGDNIFYGNGFSQLLKAAVKNAEENGRASVFGYYVEDPERFGVVEFDDNGKVISVEEKPKEPKSNYAITGLYFYDNRVAGFAKVQKPSARGELEITDLNKTYLDKGELDVKLLGRGFAWLDTGTMDSLIEAGEFVKMVENRQGIQISAIEEIAYKNGWISKEKLLESAAKYGKSPYGQHLKKVAEGKIHY, from the coding sequence ATGAAAGGAATCGTACTCGCTGGGGGCTCCGGCACACGTCTGTATCCGCTTACGATGGTCACATCGAAGCAACTTTTGCCGGTCTATGACAAGCCGATGATTTATTACCCGCTATCAACATTGATGTTGGCGGGCATTCGTGACATTCTCATTATCTCTACACCGACGGATTTGCCGAACTTTGAGCGTTTGCTCGGTGACGGCTCTGCTATGGGCCTCAACTTGAGCTACAAGGTGCAACCGAGTCCGGATGGACTTGCTCAGGCTTTTATTTTGGGCGAAGAATTTATCGGTAACGATTGCTGCGCGATGGTGCTTGGCGATAACATTTTCTACGGAAACGGCTTTAGCCAGCTTTTGAAGGCTGCTGTTAAGAACGCCGAAGAAAATGGCCGTGCAAGCGTATTTGGTTACTACGTCGAAGATCCGGAACGCTTTGGTGTCGTGGAATTTGACGATAATGGCAAGGTGATTTCTGTTGAAGAAAAGCCGAAGGAACCGAAGAGCAATTACGCTATTACGGGTCTTTATTTCTATGACAACCGCGTGGCTGGATTTGCCAAGGTGCAAAAACCGAGCGCTCGTGGCGAACTTGAAATTACTGACCTCAACAAGACATACCTTGACAAGGGCGAACTTGACGTGAAACTCCTCGGCCGCGGTTTTGCTTGGCTCGACACAGGTACGATGGATAGCCTCATTGAAGCGGGCGAATTTGTGAAAATGGTCGAAAACCGTCAGGGAATCCAGATTTCAGCCATTGAAGAAATTGCATACAAGAACGGCTGGATTAGCAAGGAAAAGCTCTTGGAATCTGCCGCCAAGTACGGCAAGTCGCCTTATGGTCAGCACCTCAAAAAGGTTGCCGAAGGAAAGATTCACTATTAA